The Gossypium hirsutum isolate 1008001.06 chromosome A13, Gossypium_hirsutum_v2.1, whole genome shotgun sequence nucleotide sequence ATTGTACATATATGCTTGTTTTTATGCTTGTAGGATAACCTGAAAAGGGGTTgcaatttggcttaaaccaagcctgcattgtgccacacggccatagcacacgggcatgtttgtTGGTCGTGGGGAAAAGTCAGCATGTAAACTCTGTTTTGGCACGGCCTGgttacatgggcatgtgacctcaacagaatggaaaaattttctaagtgatgAAACCTGTGAATGtgtttgatttagtcccgacctctttccaatgcatgtttatggtctcattgacctaagaaagggactttatgttgatgtttgactataatgctatgatgtttgtgaaatgaatgcgaagtgtttcaatatgttcggtaatgccgtttaaccctagtccggcgatggatacgggttaggggtgttacacggaaGTAGGGAAGGTGTCTAGTAGCCTAAATGGAACGCTTTTGGATAAATCTAGAAATTTCAAGAAGTAAAGGTTGGTTTTCACTCACATCCGTTACTTatgaatttagaaattttttcttGGAATTGTCACGGTTGTACAAGTGTTAAATTTTCGAGTATTTTTCAAAAGTATAACAAGGAATATAAACCAGATATTGTGAGTCTTCTTGAGACAAGGGTCAGTGATGGTAAGTCTGATAGAGTTATTACAAAGTTAGGGTTCCAACATTCTCACCGAGTGGAGGCGATCAATTTTTTTGGTGGTATTTGGATTGGCTGGAATGATTTGATCCAAGTTGAGATTATGTGTaatcattcaaaatttattttaatacaagTTCTCGAATGTATAAATTCCCATGTCATTCTTATTGCTTTTGTTTATGGGAGTCCTGATAGACAGAAGAAAAAAAGACTCTCTAGGAGGGCCTTAAATTGGTTATGTCGACTAGTTCTATTCCATGGCTTGCGATAGGTGATTTTAATACTATTCTTTCTCCCAATAAAAAGAAAGGTGGACGACAAAAAGGGAAGGGATATtcattttttggtaattttcttgaAGAGGTTGATTTGTAGGATCTGCACTTCAAAGGTCCCTCTATTACCTGGCACAGGGGGTATTTTTAGGCAATTGGATAGAGCGATTGGTAATTTTTCTtggggttgtaacacccctttccTGTACCCAACACCGAGATTaagtacgaggtgttaccagacatgtactcaaacatttttgggaaatacgggttataaaatttcattccaatttgaacccaatcaaacatcttagtgtccctattatgggcctacagggcccaaaacatatattgaGAAAGGTCCAAGACTAAACCGAGGACCTGAGaaagttcttgaaaaattttctaagttaagtctcacacgcccgtgtcccctgctcatgtggaattaattgaatttattttctatttcgaacctacaaAGGTTTTctcacggccaagcacacgcccgtgtccctggcccgtgtcctttacatggcctagacatacCCATGTGGTCATCtgtgtccaaaaactcgagcattctgtttatgacgtcagtatgcatttaggggcacatggccaagacacacgcccgtgtgctaggccgtgcgtTCCACACTattgagacacacagtcgtgtctctacccgtgtgtttactaccatgcattttgacttaatatttttaggtgcaagggacacacggccatttcacacgcccatagggcggttcgtgtgtcacacatgcccttgtgtccacccgtgtggatcttgttaggctattttccaggccttaggtcaccctctaataaccatatccacttatagttttcaataacacttaacatggtctaattatactcttaaatgaccttaatatacctcattacatgtaaacctcatctcatcggttcttatacatgctaggttgtcCCCTTTATCttaaggatttccatgacttgtgACTCAATTGAGAttggctcgttatcttaactcattgccaaaattgtggcctaaccaccccTGTGATTTGGTCATGCTACATATGACTAATTGTAatacaccatatttaatcatcacaagaacattggaacataacatgcacaatttggtaggtcataacctacaccaacatgagccaatttccatggccatatacaagtgaatatgtatacttttataagccttcatattggctaatcaaatgacacatataacaaaataacagaaggcctatacatgccattgaacaaaataagagtatctatataccaaagctagacaagatgatagtgtgttgattctccaaccgtctcccaatcttcacgagtccacgagctctgtaagatagggaaaagagaggggcaagcatttacatgcttagtaagcccgaataattggaaagtaaacttaccgattaattagcatgcatccatatcaggtaataaaaccaacaagcatgaaatagtttccctatcacatgcattcaatcaacaagttagtctcataacaatgcactatgtaatttgtcttagatgagctcattattcaacattttcatttttatatctcattttaatcccgttgagtttctcggAAGTCtcaatggattatccatttaccgtcaagtcataagcgcgatcatctcaagtatgcactcccgcaAACCCTACATCatacagcaggattaccagtccaggctaaatcccttgcagcGACAAACACccgtaatgagctcggatctgaattaccagtccaggctaatttcAGACCCtagtcggattacccgtctgggctaaatccacaatgtacacatattctttgggaggctcgatcactcaaggaagacccgtccgagctagatccttcctatacttgagatcaatggattacccgtccgggctaaatccttttctgcaacacatgcaggatctcaagtcatgtaagccatggtttatccatcgaattttcctttttgacttcaaccgggacatttattatcatttaattattattaacatacttcatggattttcatgtcttcattataaccaattatcatacattcataactcATGTAACTAGGCATACTAATAGTGTACTTAAAGTTATTTGAACTTACCTGGCATCCGCTTTAGTTTTGCGTCtcgattattccgaaacctttcgttttcctcaatCAACcttcgaaatttgttcctcggggtctataacaataaaaatgaatcattaatacctcatattattcttttcgagtctaaatttcacccccagacaaaatgattgttttgcccctaacctttcacattatttatgatttagtccctaggctcgtatgatgaaatgcatgaattttctacattacccaagcctagacaAATGTTAtttcctcttatggtagcccacatttttccattatttcacatttctaccacatattttacaccttttgcgaACAGGTCTTTTTAgggggttttcatgaaaatcacctagaaaaagatgtttaacacacatccaactttcatattcctctataaatcatcaaagaataaacatgtcacataTGGGTCACTTTACAAACATGAAccttaactcaaaatatgggtagaaatggagagagtaagttaccgggatttcaaaaatacgaagaacattaaaaacaaggcttaggagcacttactattgagcttgaaaagtgaagaaaccctagctatggtggctctcaaatttcgacagcaaggtggagaagatgagctgagttttggcttattttctcattttatttcattaattagccaaatgaccaaaatgcccttaagccatttctttcaaattttatccatacaatgcccatttttgtccaaaaacttaaaaattgggaaaatttatctttaaggacttctaattaataatctaaagcaatttcatacaaattgcttttagaatccaagttttgcactctattcaatttggtccttattttccaattggacaccttactcatagaatttcttcatgaaactttaacacatgcatatactcatattctaaacctcataataatcataaaataaatatttcaatgtcaaatttatggtctcgaaaccactgttctgactaagccctattttgggatgttacagggGTAATGGTTTCCCACACTATTCAGTCACTCATCTTCCTAGATTGAAGTCTGGTCATAGACCCTTTTTGCTCTCTCTTAGGCCAAATGTCAATATGCCTAAAGGCTATCCGTTCAGGTTTCTGGCCGATTGGGTAGAGCATACTAGTTTTTCTAATTTTGTTAGAGATAATTAGAATTTTAATGGTAATATGACTAAGTCTATATCTCAATTTACCATGTCCATCAAAGATTGGAATAAGCCAGTGTATAGGCACTTGGATGTTCGTAAAAGATATTTGGTGCAGAAACTTTCCAAGACTCAAGAAGCTGTTAAAAACTGATTATTTGGGCCAGTCAGAATTTCAAGCCTGAGAAGAGAATGGAAATGTACTTCATAGGAAATAGAAAGTTAGATGTGATTGGCTACATCTAGGAGATCACAAAACCAAGTTCTTTCATGCATGCACATTGCTAAGAAGGAAGCATAATTAGATTACGGGTCTAAAAAATAAGAACGGAGAATGGATCTATGATGAGGATGAACTTCAGATAGaggcttttaattttttcaaagatTTTACGGGAACGACCGAGTTGGATGCCAAAATTATTGACCAATTCATTTTCAAGGCTAGATCATAGTGATATTTTGCTTTGGGGGAATGAGGTATCAAAAGAAGAGATTAAGGCTGCATTGTTTGATATGACCCCTTTAAAAGCTCCAGGGAGTAATGGTTTTCATGCACTTTTTATCTAAAATCAGTGGGACTTGGTTGGTGGTGTCATTTGTGAGTGGGTTCAAAAGGTCTTCACTAGACATGTCATTTATCAAAAGCTGAATAACTCGTTGATTGTCCTTATATCGAAGGTTGCTAATTCTAAAAGTTATGCCCAATTTAAACCTATAAGCTTATGCTCGATTCTTTATAAACTGGTAATGAAAGTCATTGCTAACCAGTTCAAGGTGGTATTCCCTAAAATCATCCCGTCAGAGCAGACAGGGTTCATTGCAAGAAGAAACATAATTGATAACATCATTGTGGCTCAAGAAGTAATCCATTCCATGAGAAGCGAACAGAAGAATAAAAGGTGGATGACCATTAAAATAGACTTGGAAAAAGCCTACAACCAGGTTGGATGAGACTTTATTGATGCCTCTCTCCATGTAGTAGGTATTCGTAAATTtcttataaatgttattatgtcTACCATTGCGAGTTCCTCTATGCAGATACTATGGAATGGGGTTCCAACATAGAAATTTTGTTTGACAAGGGGAGTTAGGCGGGGATGTCCTCTATCTTCATACTTGTTTGTTTTATGTATGGAATAGCTTGGTCATTGCATTAAGTCTAGTATCAGCTCTGGATAATGGTGTCCGATACGTTTGTAACGATCTGGTCTGACATTTTCACATTTGTTCTTCACAGGTGATCTGGTCATTTTTTGGTTAAGCCAACATGCAACAGGTTAGTTTGATTAGGaaagttttggataattttgtaCTTTTTCAAGGCATTGGATTAATGCATCCAAGTCCAATGTGGTTTTCTCTAATAGGTTGGATGAAGAATATAGAAGGAAGTTGTATGCTATTTTCAGATTTTGAATGACATAGAATCTTGGAAGATATCTTAGAGTTCTTCTATTGCATAAAAGGGTAATAAACAATTCCTTGTGGTTTATAATGGACAAGGTTCGGAACAAGTTACAGAGTTGGGATGTAAAGCAATTGTCTATTACCAGTAGGGATACTCTAGCTCAATCGTCCTCTTATCTATTCCCATTTTTTCTCATGCAGTCCTTAATGATTCCTCAAGGACTATGCAAGGAGATCGAATGTTTGGTGAAGCAATTCATTTTGGGGGGGCGTCTGAGGAAATAGGAAGATTTTTCCGGTTAATTGGCAAGTGATTTTTCAACCAAAGGCTTGTTGTGGGCTTGGGTTTTGCCagctaaatgactaaaataattcttttatgCTGAAATTGGGATTCAATATTGTATCTAGCATTGATTCTTTGTGGGTACGAGTTTTCAAATAAGTATAGGGTTAAAGAAGGCATCCCAGAAGACATATCTCGTAGTAAGTGTTCTTTCCTTTGGAGGTCTCTTTCTAGAATATGGCTCTTACTTTAAGATAATTTATTTTGGTCAGTAGGTAATGGGGAAAGTAGTAGGTGCTGGAAGGATAACTGGATACTGATTATTGGCCCTTTCGTTAATCACATTTGTTCCCATGTTAACCTTGATTTAGACTGCCCTCTAAGAAAATTGGTCATTGATGATCGGTCGTGGAATATGGATATGTTTCGAGTTTGGCTGCCAGATGATACCATTAAAGACATTGTTAATATTCCTCTTCTTCAGCCTTTGACGGGACTAGATAAAATTTCCTGGGTTAGGTATGTATCAGGGGCCTTTTTTATTAAGAGTGCTTGTCGAATACTCAGAGACAAGTCATAGAATTTGAGAGATGATACATAGAAGATGGTGTGGAAATTCCCAAGACCATATAGGGTTCGATTTTTCTTTTGGTTTGCATTTAAAAAGAGGTTACTCACAAAGGTGGAGCGGGTAAGGCGAGGTTTAGGGTATGAGGAGTGTTGCACAGTGTGTGAGAATGCACCAGAAGATGTCATTCATGCCATTAGAGATTATTCTGTGGCTAAAGGAGTGTGTTCTCAACTTATACCAATGGAAAAGCAAGACAAGTTCTATTCAGAGAATCTACAGGAATGGTTTGAGTCGAATTTAGGGAATCATTATAGTTTTTCCTTAAGGGATGTGGATTGGCAGTGTTTCTTTGGCCTAATGGTATGGCGTATTTGGAAGAACTGaaatcttttcatattttaaggAAATCAATGGAGTATAAATGAAATGATTAAAGGTTCATACAGTTGGGCCTTGCAATATAGCTCTTCCCATAAGTCATCTAATTCCATGAGACAAAATATAGGGCTATCAGCCACTAGGGAAGGTACTTAGGTTTGTTTGAATTCTGATGGCGCTGTGAAGTTAGATACCGGGTTGGTTGCTGCTGAATGGGTATTGAAGGATCGTCATGGGGGTTGGATTCTTGGGTTTAACAAGAATTTGGATCATTGTTCGGCCTTCAATGCGGAATTATGGGGTGTTCTTGattgtttgatgattttaaaaaGTCAGAAGTATGATGGAGCGTTGATTAGAATAGATAGTTAGGAGGCTCTTTAGGCTATTCAGGAATCTTCTCAAAGACATCTTCTTGAACTCTTATCCAGCGTATTCAACAACACTTGATGGACATCGGTCAATGAAAGCTTGAGTATATACCTCGCAAAAGGAACTTAGAAGCTGATTGTATTGCTAAGATGACTTTTAACAGGAATGAGGGTCTTCATTTAGTAGAAGATATTCCTTTAGATTAGGTTAAATTTATGTAATCATTCTGATTGTctttatcacaaaaaaaaattacatccAAATACAATTACAATAAGCGACTTTTCAGACACACTTGAAATTAATATTGAGTTAAATAACaatgaattatataaataaataaataatataatataaaatgaagCCTATATTAAATTTGGATGAAGATTTGAATGCTTCCCAACACCCAAACATTGCACATAAAATTATGCTTGAACTGATACGTGCTACATTCCCccttctctctttcttttattGCTAAATTATTGGTTCCaattttaaaaacacataattataCATTATTGGTTCCaattttaaaaacacataattataCATGCAAATTATTGATGTTTGCTAAAGCAAAAACATTTAATACATTCAAATATTATATTCTTTCACCTATTCCATGTTAATTATTGGAAACAATGCCAAGCTAATTTGGTGCAATATCTTTTTCAACCATATAAACATCTTAATGTTTTTTTCAACAAAATAATTATAGTTTGCTTTGCTGATGACCAAAAATGGTTCTTCAAAATGTATCATTTTACGTCTTTATCTTGTGTTGGTTGATTATTGCACCGCTCCTATCATTGAAAAACTTTGTCTCTTGTTcaaaattgtattattttttatgtatcgcaattaaaataaataaataatgaaattgtctttatatatatatatacatatatacatataaaataattcTCAAAGAAATGAATTTGAAACCAACAAACCAGAAATTACAGctggaaaaagaaattattggGAAGACTTCATAGCGTGCAGGGTTCTAATTTGGACaaattcttcctttctttttttttttttaaatttcaaatctgATTCAAATTAATCCAACAAAACGAATAACTTTGAATTTTGGATACTTCTATACgtaatttaactgggaattttagATTTCACAACTTGTAATATTTTATAGATTCGTCATATAAGTCTGTTCTTACAGTAGTCTGTGGTACTGGTAGGGTATTgaaataattttctcaaaaattctaTTTGATTTTACATTTAAATATtggattttgaataaatttatttcatGACAAGTTAGgacaggttttttttttcttttgaaaaacaaGTGTAGAGCAATAGCAATTATTCGTTTCTCAccgatattttaaaattataattattattatttttatatatttaattctttaaaataatattatgtatttataagtGAAGAATTTCTTCCATTATATCTATATGTCACTGATGGgtgttgaaattattaaaaagaatccaatgcttattaaaaataattaataagcatcaatttagattaaataaaatatgtaataaaaacaaaaccaaacataccaacaataaaataataatccaCCCAAGTCTCATATTACAAAAAAGTTCCCATCAACAAATTTTGTTTTATGAAACTCTAGGCTTTAGGCTGAAAAGAACAGTGGGGAAAAATGATGTCAGCAAACAAGCAAAAGTAGtcttataaaaatattatcttGTCTTCCAAGTTTGTGTCATTACATCACTTTGATATTTTTCACTCATTTATGGTTTTAAAACATGGTtattatttgttgaattaaaaatGCCAGACCCCATTCTTTTTTTCGTCATCAACAACCATTAATCAGAAAACTTTAGAGGAAATTAATTATAACCAGTAAAACTATTTGATATTTTACCAagttatacattttaatattatgaaaaattcataattatcaataatattaataattaatttttatcaaattgactctAAAATCTGACTAAAATAAACATTtctattaaattgtatttaataaattaagtaacttcacaattataaaaattcaaacctAATTATCAAATGGACTTGGATACTAAAAAATTACtgttaaataccaaaatatatttttatgcgATATAAATATTGTGGTTGATATTTCTAAAACTTTATGATGACGTAACCAAAGTTATTTGCATTCAAATAAACCTAATCTTTGCATTTgtcaattaatgcataaaatgtCTGAATCACATGAgaggagaaaaaaagaaaggactATCCCCTCGCAAAGTGTGTGGTCCACTTATCTATCTTGATGGTCGATTAGGAGCCTGCCCAAAAGATTGATGTATTCTCCTCTCAACTAACATGCTTCTTTAGTTAAGATTGTAAtcttttcattattcatcataTCCACATGGTGCTACTCAGAATCGGACTCGAATACCAACGTCGAATACAAAATCTATGTCCGGCAGAAGTATAAAGTTTTTTTTCCAAGTCTTTCATGTGCTAAGACATCTTTAAAGAATCATACCCCTGTGTATCTCTGTATCTGTGTCTAAACATACGTCAAACGTGGTCACAGGCATAGATActcaaagaaaaaggaaaatcgGAACAATATACTGCATACCCGGAGTATGTTTATCGATCTTGGTGGTTTTTAACCTCCTCTATAAGACTGCAACAGGTTTCTTTTCTCTGCTTGAAGAAGTGATTAAGTAACCCAGTAACATGTAAATCTTACAAATGTAATGAGGCTTAGAACATTTAAGGTTCATGATAATTGCTCCAAAACAATAAATCTCGGTTCAATGATAATCTTCAAAAGAAAACAAGCCTATCAGCTACTCCAAGAGACTACTTTAAAATTGGGAACAAAGAAAGTGATCCAATGTAATTGCTGATAGTTACCGGTAAGATACGATATAAGCTTGCAAAGGTTCTATGTGGAAGATACTGAAATTACCAAAACTGTTGTTTTACATATAGAAACCTTACTAAGAAGACTGCCAAGGAAGTCTTCATACCTTCAAAGTTGTCGTCTGTTGTTTGTTTAGTATTCGAGGTACAGCATTATCATCTTATGCTTGTCAAAAGGCAGTTTTAATCTCCAATCCTTTTGTTTACGACTAAATGGTCTACCCTTGCTGTTGGGGTCCCTGTTCTCCTTCACCTCTGCCAACTTCCATACACAGTTCTCTTCCTCGACCGAATCTAGTAAGAAGACTCCACTCTTTTCAGTATAATTAGACCCAGCGTCTTCAATATAACAAACTCTCATAGCCATATCTTTGAACCGATCTAAATCATCTGGTACCTTTAGTATTCTCTCTGCACCAGGAGATGATACCTTCAAAACAAAACATGGTTTTAGGATACGGAATATAGACATATCTGAGACTCAGCACAAAAGAACTAGCTACTTATTACCTGAAGAGCCAAATCATCTGGTATTTCTCTTCGTTCTCCAGCTTCATCCAATCTTTTCTTATATTCTTGACTATAACTCTGCAGTTCCTCCATGCTGGGACAACCATATCTGATGAAAGGAGCATTggtcttttaatattataaaccCCAGAGATTCAATTTCAAGTGCCAAGCTACATCACAAGATGACTGCATAATTCCTCTGGAAGTTTTCTACttttcaagagaaaaaaaagggggtACAATTCATTCCTTTTTCTAAGTGTGTTCccatttttcctaattttttcATCAGATACCAAATGAGTTGGGTCAAGCGCAATAAATTAGACTACTAGGTTACTTCATTTGCTACTTACATTCTGCTTCCAAAAACAAATGGTAAAAAGCAATGAATTAAAAGGAAATCTTAATTACTGAAAtcgaaaaaattattaaaatgaaacaCTGAAGATGTAGCCACATTTGGAGTAGCAAGGTTGTTGTACATTGGCACCATAGGAGTTCAAGCCTTGTGCAACCCATCCCCTCCCAAAGTTTGTAAACGTAAAGCTATGTATTTCATTCTCACAAAGATATATATTCTTCAAATCATTCACTACCAGAGATGCTGTTTGCCTTTCATTTCCAGAACAAATATAAGAGATAAAAGCAACAATCAAATGACAGCTATTAGTTAGGTTCTTGAAAGAAGCTTCAGTTTCTCCAGCTTGTTAGCGATCCATAAGGAAGAATACTTACTCATCTGACAATTTGTCAAGTCTGACATAAATGTATCCACGAGGTGTAGTCTTGAAAGCATAAAGTTTAATGTCATCGCTAAACAGTTTTAGTGCATCATGGGCTATAGAGAGAGCAGATTCACCCCAAGGAAGACCTTGCAATACAATTCCACCACCATCCCCTCCATCACCAACCTACattcataaaataacataaaataaaaagaccCGTCATCAAAAGCAAGGAAAGAAATCCAATAAGATAGAAACAATGCATACCTTGGGCTCGACGGTTTCATCCTCTTCTTCCCACTCATCCGTGAATTCTCCATCATCTTCAGCAGTTCCATCTGCTCAAACCAAGAAGTTCAAAAAAATCGGTTACTGACACAGAACTCTGATCAAACACTTGGTATGCACAGcagaagaaaggaaaaaaggaaTAACAGAAACGCAGTTCTTCTTCTTCCTGTTGGTGGTTCTCGTTTTTGTTGTGAACGGAGGCTGTGTTGTGGAATAGACGGCGAGTGAAGGAAGAAGTGAAAGAGGAAATGGATTTTAGTTCAAAAGGAGGAGGAGGGTTAAGGGCAGTGGGAAGAGGTAAAGGAGAGAACCTTgcagaagacaaggatgaagcgGCGAAGCCCAAGGAAGGCCTTCGAGAGCTTCGTAACACAGACCGAAATATAATTCTACTATTGCTCATTCTTCTGTTTTACCCGCTCCCTCTTCAGCTGCCTTACACTTAATAACAGCGCTTTTAACTGTTATTCTCTAAAGACATGCCAACATAAC carries:
- the LOC107893897 gene encoding uncharacterized protein — protein: MSNSRIIFRSVLRSSRRPSLGFAASSLSSARFSPLPLPTALNPPPPFELKSISSFTSSFTRRLFHNTASVHNKNENHQQEEEELRFYGTAEDDGEFTDEWEEEDETVEPKVGDGGDGGGIVLQGLPWGESALSIAHDALKLFSDDIKLYAFKTTPRGYIYVRLDKLSDEYGCPSMEELQSYSQEYKKRLDEAGERREIPDDLALQVSSPGAERILKVPDDLDRFKDMAMRVCYIEDAGSNYTEKSGVFLLDSVEEENCVWKLAEVKENRDPNSKGRPFSRKQKDWRLKLPFDKHKMIMLYLEY